CTCGCTACGCCCGGGGCCGGCGGGGCGTGATCTCCGAAGACCACGGCGTGTGGGTGTTCCCCGACACGCACTCGGCGACGCAGGACCCCAGGCCGCAGCACTGCTACAGCGTGCGGTTCACCGCGCGCGAGCTGTGGGGCGCGCAGGGCGGGGCACGCGATCACGTCTACATCGATCTCTTCGACGACTACCTCGACCCGGCATGACGCCTCAGCCCGTCGCGCTCGACGCGCTGCCCCGGATCCCGCGAGACGAGGAGGGGCCGGTGTTCCGGGAGCCGTGGGAGGCCGAGGCCTTCGCCATGGCCGTGCTCCTCCACGAGCGGGGCGTCTTCGCGTGGAAAGAGTTCGCCGAGCGCCTGGCCGCGGAGATCGCTGAGGCCGGGGCCCGGGGCGACGTCGACGATGGCCGGCGCTACTACGAGCACTGGCTGAGCGCGCTGGAGAAGCTGGTGGCCGCCAAGGGGCTGGTTCTCGCCGACGCGCTCAGGACCCGCAAGGATGAGTGGGATCGCGCCGCCCGGGCGACGCCGCACGGCCAGCCCATCGAGCTGCATCGGCTGGCCTGAGCCACTACCCGGCGGCCGCCACGAAGACCGCGAGCCGACGGCGCTTCATCGCGGCGGGCCTGGCCGCGGCCGGAAGCGTCGCCGTGCCGGCCCGGCTTCGCGGGCCCGTCTACGGCCAGCCTTCCGAGACGGCGCGCCCGGCGGTGCCCTGGGGCGTGCAGTGCGGGGAGGCCACGGCGTCGAGCGCGGTGATCTGGAGCGCGACCGATCGCCCGGCCCGCATGCTGGTCGAGTACGCGACCGACGCCCGATTCGGCGGCGCCCGGCGCGTGACGGGCTCCGCCGCTCTCCCCGAGACGGGATACACGGCCCGGGCGCTCC
This DNA window, taken from Candidatus Methylomirabilota bacterium, encodes the following:
- a CDS encoding nitrile hydratase accessory protein, with amino-acid sequence MTPQPVALDALPRIPRDEEGPVFREPWEAEAFAMAVLLHERGVFAWKEFAERLAAEIAEAGARGDVDDGRRYYEHWLSALEKLVAAKGLVLADALRTRKDEWDRAARATPHGQPIELHRLA
- a CDS encoding SH3-like domain-containing protein; translation: RYARGRRGVISEDHGVWVFPDTHSATQDPRPQHCYSVRFTARELWGAQGGARDHVYIDLFDDYLDPA